Proteins encoded in a region of the Psychromicrobium lacuslunae genome:
- a CDS encoding transcriptional regulator, with the protein MPEPVFDELIHAPQRLRICAVVAAASSVEFSELQSRLDISKSALSKHVSQLVEAGYLRESKISRVGRSRLSLSLTSVGRRAYFGHLEALKQITG; encoded by the coding sequence ATGCCTGAACCGGTCTTTGACGAGCTCATCCACGCGCCACAGCGATTGCGGATCTGTGCCGTCGTCGCAGCTGCCTCTAGTGTTGAGTTCAGCGAATTGCAGTCACGATTGGATATTTCAAAATCGGCGCTCAGCAAGCATGTTTCGCAGTTGGTCGAGGCAGGGTATCTTAGAGAATCAAAGATCAGTCGCGTTGGGCGATCTCGGCTGAGTCTCTCATTGACCTCGGTTGGCCGGAGGGCTTACTTCGGACATCTCGAGGCGTTGAAACAAATCACCGGGTGA
- a CDS encoding class I SAM-dependent methyltransferase — MNSSFAFDRLRRSPDLEAANLFAWDASDLLLIDEAEKYSALVTAKQLVVIGDNYGALSLALAARYNLPSIRVHQDLYTSELALQRNAQELGLGADFRQLPLGAELLQGAKVIILQLPRSLAELEEIAQQIARYADAEAVLLAAGRLKHMSLAMNQVLAKYFKQVRAGLARQKSRLLTAEQPSLPEQFPAFPQQSYLAELELQLRVHGAVFAGVKLDIGTRYLLTHFSPELPENNITAVDLGCGSGVLAAVLARRQPRWRIIATDRSSAAVESARATAAANELTIEVLRDDAAASLPSASVDLIVLNPPFHAGSAVHSGVAHRLFEAASRLLKPNGQLWTVYNRHLAYRQALSKVIGRTELVAQNAKFVVTKSFRELDA; from the coding sequence GTGAATAGCAGCTTCGCCTTTGACCGTTTACGAAGGTCCCCAGATCTGGAGGCAGCAAATCTGTTCGCCTGGGATGCCTCCGACCTGTTGCTGATCGATGAAGCGGAAAAATACTCAGCCTTAGTAACTGCCAAGCAGTTAGTGGTGATCGGCGATAACTATGGTGCGCTGAGTCTGGCACTGGCAGCTCGTTACAATCTACCCAGCATTCGCGTCCATCAGGATCTTTACACCTCGGAGCTGGCCTTACAGAGAAACGCTCAGGAACTTGGCTTAGGCGCCGATTTTCGCCAGCTCCCGCTTGGTGCCGAACTGCTGCAGGGGGCGAAAGTCATTATCCTGCAGTTGCCTCGCTCGCTGGCCGAACTTGAGGAAATTGCCCAGCAGATAGCGCGCTACGCCGATGCCGAGGCGGTACTGCTTGCTGCCGGGCGGCTGAAACACATGAGTCTGGCGATGAATCAGGTGCTGGCCAAATATTTCAAGCAGGTGCGCGCGGGGCTCGCCCGCCAGAAATCACGCCTGCTCACCGCTGAGCAGCCAAGCCTGCCGGAACAGTTCCCCGCGTTCCCGCAGCAAAGCTATCTTGCCGAACTCGAGCTACAGCTCCGTGTCCATGGCGCGGTATTCGCGGGTGTGAAGCTTGATATTGGTACCCGCTACCTCTTAACGCACTTTTCCCCCGAGCTGCCCGAGAACAACATCACGGCGGTCGACCTTGGTTGCGGTAGCGGGGTGCTCGCTGCAGTTCTGGCCAGGCGTCAACCCCGGTGGCGGATTATTGCCACCGATCGTTCCTCCGCGGCGGTTGAATCAGCGCGGGCCACGGCAGCAGCCAATGAATTGACGATTGAAGTTCTGCGCGATGATGCCGCAGCTAGCTTGCCTTCAGCAAGCGTCGATCTGATAGTTCTTAATCCGCCTTTTCACGCCGGTTCGGCAGTGCACAGCGGGGTGGCCCATCGCTTATTCGAGGCGGCATCACGGTTACTCAAACCGAATGGACAGCTTTGGACGGTCTACAACCGGCACCTTGCGTATCGTCAGGCACTCAGCAAAGTCATTGGTCGCACCGAACTGGTCGCTCAGAACGCGAAGTTCGTGGTGACGAAGAGCTTTCGCGAGCTCGACGCTTAG
- a CDS encoding VOC family protein, giving the protein MFEASQTFSGFSTDDIPAAKVFYSEKLGLPVSESNGMLQLDLAGRNHLIYPKPNHEPASYTALNFPTADIVATVSELRERGAVFEEYPGVDEDGIMRQGGPLIAWFKDPAGNILSVIQLD; this is encoded by the coding sequence ATGTTCGAAGCATCCCAAACCTTCAGCGGATTCTCTACTGACGATATCCCCGCGGCCAAGGTGTTCTATAGCGAAAAACTCGGACTTCCCGTATCGGAGTCGAATGGCATGCTACAACTGGACCTGGCCGGTCGAAATCACTTGATTTACCCTAAGCCGAATCACGAACCGGCGAGCTACACTGCCCTGAATTTCCCCACCGCCGATATTGTGGCCACGGTTTCCGAGCTCCGCGAACGCGGGGCGGTCTTTGAGGAATATCCGGGAGTGGATGAGGATGGCATCATGCGCCAAGGTGGTCCGCTGATCGCCTGGTTTAAGGATCCTGCCGGCAATATTTTGTCGGTCATCCAGCTCGATTAA
- a CDS encoding type I restriction endonuclease subunit R translates to MSDATPRKYDPIAVSSESTVVAEYIPDVAGAGSYQSEAELERELIRLLQSQAYEYLPIRSETQLVANLRAQLEALNSLTFSDAEWEQFFSERIAGANDGIVEKTVRIQEDHVQLLKRDDGSVKNILLIDKQDIHNNRLQVINQYEIGQGEGSSARSNRYDVTVLLNGLPMVHIELKRRGVDIREAFNQIDRYQRDSFWAGSGLFEYVQLFVISNGTLTKYYSNTTRRQHLSEAAGSKRVRKTSNSFEFTSWWADAQNKPIQELSAFAKTFFAKHALLNILTKYCVLTADRMLLVMRPYQIVATERILQKIDISTNYKTLGTVAAGGYVWHTTGSGKTLTSFKAAQLASKLPSVDKVLFVVDRKDLDYQTMREYDRFEKGAANSNTSTAVLKKQLEDPGARIIITTIQKLSTFIAANKGHAIYDGHVVIIFDECHRSQFGDMHTAITKAFKRYNLFGFTGTPIFSANSGSGGNPQLKTTEQAFGEKLHTYTIVDAITDKNVLPFRIGYVNTIKVGNPDNSQVSAIDKESVLLDSRRISDIVKYTLEHFDQKTKRSSIFEHSVVTNVSESIRTKRQAAAVRERKRVRGFNAIFATASIDAARRYYNHFQMQQVQLPPDRRLKIGLIYSYGANDAVEDGILDEEAFDTDALSTDSRSFLEDAIQDYNDIFGTSYDTSADRFQNYYKDLSQRLKNRDLDLVIVVNMFLTGFDATTMNTLFVDKNLRAHGLIQAYSRTNRILNSVKTYGNIVSFRDLEDETNDAIALFGNKDARGVVLLKPYGEYYNDYAEKVTELLSTFPLGQPIIGEAAQKEFIKLFGAILRLQNILTSFDEFIGNAILTDRQGQDYRSVYLDLYAEFGKDKDADKEQINDDIVFEIELIKQVEINVDYILMLVQKYRDERGDGDDKEIRAEISRAVDASPTLRNKKDLIEDFVDSLSVDGEIDQEWSAFIAAKRQAELGTIIADENLRAEETRAFVETAFRDGQIRTSGTAITKVLPPISRFATDGGHGEKKQRVIQKLGTFFERFFGLTAGE, encoded by the coding sequence ATGAGTGACGCTACTCCACGCAAGTATGACCCGATTGCCGTGTCGTCCGAGAGTACGGTTGTTGCTGAGTACATCCCTGACGTGGCGGGTGCTGGGTCGTATCAGTCTGAGGCGGAGCTTGAGCGTGAGTTGATCCGGCTGTTGCAGTCTCAGGCGTACGAGTATCTGCCGATCAGATCGGAAACGCAACTCGTCGCTAACCTCCGTGCCCAGCTCGAAGCCCTGAACTCGCTGACGTTCTCTGATGCGGAGTGGGAGCAGTTCTTCTCGGAGCGGATTGCTGGCGCGAACGACGGCATCGTCGAGAAAACGGTGCGGATTCAGGAGGATCACGTTCAGCTGCTGAAGCGTGATGACGGTTCGGTGAAGAACATCCTGCTGATCGACAAGCAGGACATTCACAACAATCGCCTGCAGGTGATCAACCAGTACGAGATCGGTCAGGGCGAAGGCAGCTCGGCTCGTTCGAATCGTTACGACGTGACGGTGCTGCTGAACGGGCTGCCGATGGTGCACATCGAGCTGAAGCGGCGTGGCGTCGACATCCGTGAGGCGTTCAATCAGATCGACCGGTACCAGCGTGACAGTTTCTGGGCAGGTTCCGGGCTCTTCGAGTATGTGCAGTTGTTCGTGATTTCTAACGGGACGCTCACGAAGTATTACTCCAACACCACTCGTCGCCAGCATCTGAGCGAGGCTGCCGGTTCCAAGCGAGTGCGGAAGACGTCGAACTCGTTCGAGTTCACGTCGTGGTGGGCAGATGCGCAGAACAAGCCGATTCAGGAGCTGTCGGCGTTCGCGAAGACGTTCTTCGCCAAGCATGCGCTACTGAACATTCTGACGAAGTACTGCGTGCTCACCGCTGACCGGATGCTGCTGGTGATGCGCCCGTACCAGATCGTGGCGACCGAGCGGATTCTGCAGAAGATCGACATCTCCACCAACTACAAGACTCTCGGGACCGTCGCTGCGGGCGGATACGTGTGGCACACCACCGGGTCTGGCAAAACACTGACGTCGTTCAAGGCCGCGCAGCTTGCGTCGAAGCTGCCGAGCGTGGACAAGGTGTTGTTCGTCGTGGATCGTAAGGATCTGGACTACCAGACGATGCGGGAGTATGACCGGTTCGAGAAGGGCGCGGCGAACTCGAACACCTCGACTGCGGTGCTGAAGAAGCAGCTCGAAGACCCGGGTGCGCGGATCATCATCACGACGATCCAGAAGCTCTCAACGTTCATCGCCGCGAACAAGGGCCATGCCATCTATGACGGGCATGTTGTGATCATTTTCGACGAGTGTCACCGGTCGCAGTTCGGCGACATGCACACCGCGATCACGAAGGCCTTCAAGCGATACAACCTCTTCGGCTTCACCGGTACGCCGATCTTCTCCGCCAACTCCGGCAGCGGCGGGAACCCACAGCTCAAGACCACCGAGCAGGCGTTCGGTGAAAAGCTGCATACGTACACGATCGTCGATGCGATTACCGACAAGAACGTGCTCCCCTTCCGGATCGGCTATGTGAACACGATCAAGGTTGGCAATCCCGACAACAGCCAGGTGTCTGCGATCGACAAAGAGAGCGTCCTGCTCGACTCGCGCCGCATCTCCGACATCGTGAAGTACACGCTCGAGCACTTCGATCAGAAGACGAAACGCTCCTCTATATTTGAGCACTCCGTTGTCACGAACGTGTCTGAGTCCATACGCACAAAGCGGCAGGCGGCGGCCGTACGAGAGCGGAAGAGGGTGCGTGGTTTCAATGCGATCTTTGCGACCGCCTCTATCGATGCTGCTCGCCGCTACTACAATCACTTCCAGATGCAGCAAGTACAGCTGCCACCGGATCGTCGGTTGAAGATCGGCCTCATCTACTCCTACGGCGCGAACGACGCCGTCGAAGACGGCATCCTCGACGAAGAGGCATTCGACACCGACGCGTTGTCGACCGACTCCCGGAGCTTCCTTGAGGATGCGATCCAGGACTACAACGATATCTTCGGGACCAGCTACGACACGAGCGCCGACCGCTTCCAGAATTACTACAAAGACCTTTCGCAACGGTTGAAGAACCGGGATCTCGATCTGGTCATCGTAGTGAACATGTTCCTCACCGGCTTTGACGCGACCACGATGAATACCTTGTTCGTCGACAAAAACCTGCGTGCGCACGGACTGATCCAGGCGTATTCGCGCACGAACCGCATCCTCAACTCCGTAAAGACCTATGGCAACATCGTCAGCTTCCGTGACCTCGAAGACGAGACAAACGATGCGATTGCGCTGTTCGGAAACAAGGACGCCCGCGGTGTCGTGCTTCTCAAACCGTACGGCGAGTACTACAACGACTACGCCGAGAAAGTCACCGAACTACTCAGCACCTTCCCCCTCGGTCAGCCGATTATCGGCGAGGCTGCTCAGAAGGAGTTCATTAAGCTGTTCGGCGCGATCCTGCGCCTGCAGAATATCCTCACTTCGTTCGACGAGTTCATCGGCAACGCAATCCTCACCGACCGCCAGGGTCAGGATTACCGCAGCGTCTACCTCGACCTGTATGCGGAGTTCGGCAAGGACAAGGACGCCGACAAGGAACAGATCAATGACGACATCGTCTTCGAGATCGAGCTGATCAAGCAGGTCGAGATCAACGTCGACTACATCCTCATGCTCGTGCAGAAGTACCGCGACGAACGCGGAGACGGTGACGACAAGGAGATCCGCGCCGAAATCTCTCGCGCCGTGGACGCCAGCCCGACCCTGCGAAACAAAAAAGACCTCATCGAGGACTTCGTCGACTCGCTCTCTGTGGACGGCGAGATCGACCAGGAGTGGAGCGCGTTCATCGCTGCCAAGCGCCAGGCCGAACTCGGGACGATTATCGCCGACGAGAATCTTCGTGCAGAGGAGACCCGCGCGTTCGTCGAGACCGCATTCCGCGACGGCCAGATCCGCACCAGCGGCACCGCCATCACAAAGGTGCTGCCACCGATCTCGCGGTTCGCCACAGATGGTGGACACGGCGAGAAGAAGCAACGTGTGATCCAGAAGCTCGGCACGTTCTTTGAGCGGTTCTTCGGGCTCACCGCGGGAGAATGA
- a CDS encoding aminoglycoside phosphotransferase family protein gives MANMPAAEVELNEILVAQLLREQHPDLAHLPIHTLANGWDNSVFRLGKDLLIRLPRREIAAQLILNEQQYLGQIAQLSSLKLPVPLRLGRPSATFPWAWSITPWFDGEPAIRSAPSEHGGLATQLAEFINAIHRPAPPNAPRNPVRGVPLRQRDPAFRERVTPGRFERYQEIMTCWQHALRVPEWQAEPFWLHGDLHSANILISEGQIAAIIDFGDMGCGDPAIDLAAGWMLFEKTDRERFRDLLKPQIIDDLELWQRARAWALNLATVMLTQSDDSAEFLALGEHTLAAVLDES, from the coding sequence ATGGCAAACATGCCAGCCGCCGAAGTGGAGCTCAACGAAATACTAGTAGCCCAGTTACTTCGCGAACAACACCCGGATCTAGCACACCTACCAATTCACACCCTAGCGAATGGTTGGGACAACAGCGTCTTTCGACTCGGAAAAGATTTGCTCATTCGGTTGCCCCGACGCGAGATCGCTGCCCAGTTGATCCTCAATGAGCAACAATACCTAGGCCAGATCGCTCAGCTCAGCAGCCTGAAGTTGCCGGTCCCGCTGCGACTCGGCAGACCCAGCGCCACCTTCCCCTGGGCATGGAGCATCACACCCTGGTTCGACGGGGAGCCAGCCATCCGGTCCGCGCCAAGCGAGCACGGCGGACTCGCGACGCAACTGGCCGAGTTCATCAACGCCATCCATCGCCCAGCACCGCCTAACGCACCGCGCAATCCAGTCCGCGGGGTGCCGCTACGACAGCGAGACCCCGCATTTCGCGAGCGGGTGACCCCGGGGCGCTTTGAGCGTTATCAGGAGATCATGACCTGCTGGCAGCATGCTCTGCGGGTTCCCGAATGGCAAGCCGAACCTTTTTGGCTCCACGGCGACCTGCACTCGGCAAATATTCTGATCAGCGAGGGCCAGATCGCCGCCATTATCGATTTCGGAGACATGGGCTGTGGTGATCCGGCCATTGACCTGGCAGCAGGCTGGATGCTCTTCGAAAAAACTGACCGGGAGCGGTTCAGGGATTTGTTGAAACCGCAGATCATCGATGATCTCGAGCTGTGGCAGCGCGCCCGCGCTTGGGCGCTGAACCTGGCCACCGTGATGCTCACCCAGTCAGATGACAGCGCCGAATTCCTTGCCCTCGGCGAGCACACCTTAGCCGCGGTACTCGACGAAAGCTGA
- a CDS encoding restriction endonuclease subunit S, protein MSRIDKLIAELCPDGVRYVEVAQLFNLRNGYTPSKSNASFWSDGNVPWFRMEDIRANGGVLDHALQRVPGVAVKGGKLFPANSLLVATSATIGEHALVTVPHLSNQRFTSLSIKSDYADQIDMKFMYYYGFVLDEWCRNNTTTSSFASVDMTGFKRFRFPVPPLEVQREVVRILDQFTQLEAELEAELEARRRQYEHYRNDLLMGDGVKRHQARLDELFDLRAGKFITASEIVPLPDSRHTVPCFGGGGLRGYVASPNQRGDLVVIGRQGALCGNVKRADGEFYATEHAVVVTPRDGVDIRWAFHLLTSMNLNQYASKSAQPGLAVGTLNQLVVDVPRANEQLCIGSVLDKFDALVNDLSVGLPAELAARRKQYEYYRDKLLAFKEAV, encoded by the coding sequence GTGAGTCGGATCGACAAACTGATCGCAGAGCTTTGCCCGGACGGAGTTCGTTACGTTGAGGTCGCTCAGCTCTTCAATCTTAGGAACGGGTACACCCCGTCAAAATCAAATGCTTCCTTCTGGTCGGACGGAAATGTTCCTTGGTTTCGCATGGAGGACATACGAGCCAACGGTGGCGTACTTGATCACGCACTCCAACGGGTTCCAGGAGTTGCAGTCAAGGGCGGAAAGCTGTTCCCCGCAAACTCACTACTTGTCGCCACCTCTGCGACGATCGGCGAACACGCTCTTGTGACCGTGCCTCACCTTTCAAATCAGAGATTTACCTCGCTTTCGATCAAGTCGGACTATGCCGACCAGATCGACATGAAATTTATGTATTACTACGGTTTCGTTCTCGATGAGTGGTGCCGCAACAACACCACTACGTCCAGTTTCGCTTCAGTGGACATGACCGGATTCAAGAGGTTCAGGTTCCCCGTGCCGCCCCTCGAGGTGCAGAGGGAAGTTGTGCGAATATTGGACCAGTTCACTCAGTTGGAAGCGGAGTTGGAAGCGGAGTTGGAAGCGCGCCGCCGCCAATACGAGCACTACCGCAATGATCTCCTGATGGGTGACGGGGTGAAACGCCATCAGGCTCGGCTGGACGAGCTTTTCGACCTGCGCGCGGGGAAATTCATCACTGCTTCTGAGATCGTCCCGCTTCCCGACTCGAGACATACCGTCCCGTGTTTTGGCGGAGGAGGTCTACGAGGGTATGTCGCGTCACCAAATCAACGGGGCGATCTTGTGGTGATTGGTCGACAAGGTGCACTTTGCGGGAATGTTAAACGCGCGGATGGCGAGTTTTATGCAACTGAACATGCTGTCGTTGTCACTCCGCGTGATGGCGTGGATATTCGATGGGCATTCCACTTACTCACAAGCATGAATCTGAATCAGTATGCTTCGAAGTCCGCACAGCCGGGACTTGCGGTGGGCACGCTCAATCAACTTGTAGTCGACGTGCCTCGGGCTAATGAGCAACTGTGCATCGGCTCTGTTCTCGACAAATTCGACGCGCTCGTCAACGACCTCAGCGTTGGTCTTCCTGCGGAGCTTGCCGCGCGTCGTAAGCAGTATGAGTACTACCGTGACAAGCTGCTGGCCTTCAAGGAGGCTGTCTAG
- a CDS encoding ROK family transcriptional regulator: protein MGEFNFSVILDAIRRSPDGLSRVELAGIVGLAAQTVSNICRRLLNQNLIVEAGKYGHGPGKPRTILKLNPDGMYAVGVHLDPVEMNYALLDLTGEVVVHRTLPVTPDADSAEAVRVMAAEIESILDEAGIDRSKVAGVGVAAPGPIDGPAGAVINPPHLPRWGRVELREDLHRALKLPVLLDKDVTAAVAAEIWAGGQSGTGSFAFIYLGTGIGAGIVLDDDVIRGSSGNAGEVGHIIADPDGPPCDCGRRGCIKVTCMPENILEEAAKAGISAVTKLKDASLQEGIAALVRAAKEGDVTANALLDRVAERFGTAVSVLTNLLDVDHVVFGGPFWQHFEAKFLEKLPELLNQLSVISAVHGLEVVGTSVSHDVGAVGAACLVLEDTFGPNANSLVLAEGE from the coding sequence ATGGGTGAATTCAATTTTTCGGTCATCCTGGATGCCATCCGTCGCAGCCCAGACGGCCTCAGCCGGGTTGAGTTGGCTGGCATCGTCGGCTTGGCGGCACAGACTGTTTCGAATATTTGTCGTCGCTTGTTGAACCAAAATCTCATCGTCGAGGCCGGGAAATACGGCCACGGTCCGGGCAAACCTCGCACCATCTTGAAGCTCAACCCGGACGGCATGTATGCGGTTGGCGTGCATTTGGACCCGGTCGAGATGAATTATGCCTTGCTTGATTTGACCGGGGAAGTGGTGGTGCATCGCACCCTACCGGTCACTCCGGATGCTGATTCCGCTGAGGCAGTTCGAGTGATGGCTGCCGAGATCGAGTCGATTCTCGATGAGGCTGGGATTGACCGCTCAAAGGTGGCTGGTGTCGGAGTAGCGGCCCCGGGGCCGATCGACGGTCCAGCTGGTGCCGTTATTAATCCTCCACACCTACCCCGCTGGGGCCGGGTGGAACTGCGCGAAGATCTGCATCGGGCACTAAAACTGCCGGTACTGCTGGATAAGGATGTCACTGCGGCAGTAGCCGCAGAAATCTGGGCCGGTGGCCAGTCCGGAACCGGTAGTTTTGCTTTCATTTATTTAGGTACTGGCATCGGCGCCGGGATCGTGCTCGACGACGACGTGATTCGTGGCAGTTCGGGCAATGCCGGCGAGGTGGGGCATATTATCGCCGACCCGGACGGACCACCTTGCGACTGCGGCCGTCGCGGCTGCATCAAAGTCACCTGCATGCCTGAAAATATTCTCGAAGAAGCAGCCAAAGCCGGAATTTCGGCGGTGACCAAGCTAAAAGACGCCAGCCTGCAGGAAGGTATTGCTGCACTGGTACGAGCTGCCAAAGAGGGTGACGTCACAGCCAATGCATTACTTGACCGAGTGGCAGAGCGATTTGGCACCGCAGTATCGGTGCTGACCAACCTGCTTGATGTCGACCACGTGGTCTTTGGTGGCCCGTTCTGGCAGCATTTCGAGGCCAAGTTCCTCGAAAAGTTGCCAGAACTACTCAATCAATTGAGCGTTATTTCCGCTGTGCACGGCTTGGAAGTTGTCGGCACCAGCGTTAGCCACGATGTCGGCGCGGTCGGTGCGGCTTGCCTGGTACTGGAAGACACTTTTGGTCCTAACGCCAATAGCCTGGTGCTCGCCGAAGGGGAGTAA
- a CDS encoding AMP-binding protein — protein sequence MTAKALSYSSGTSQTALLGETIGENFNRIAQQFPDAEALIEVATGRRWSYSALNQEVDALALGLLAKGIAKGDRVGIWAVNCAEWVIVQYATAKIGAILVNVNPSYRQHELAYAINQSGMRLLISQTAYKSSAFAELITAVRPECPELREVIYIAEPSWEQTIEAGTDQDGTALIRRMTELSADDAINIQYTSGTTGYPKGATLSHHNILNNGYFVTETIAISQQDRICVPVPFYHCFGMVMCNLGATSHGAAIVIPAPTFDPALTLQAVQDEKCTALYGVPTMFIAEQNLPNFADYDLSTLRTGIMAGSPCPVEVMKRCMTEMHMEQVSIAYGMTETSPVSMQTRPEDDVERRTATVGRVHPHLEVKIVDPLTGLTVPRGTPGEFCTRGYSVMLGYWQNPEKTAEAIDAARWMHTGDLAEMREDGYVNIVGRIKDMVIRGGENLYPREIEEFLYTHPSIADVQVVGVPDPQYGEELCAWIKLKTAAAPLDQAAVAEFCAGKLSRHKVPRYVLLVDEFPMTVTGKVRKMDMRQRSVELLGLG from the coding sequence ATGACGGCAAAGGCGCTTTCCTACAGCTCAGGAACATCCCAAACAGCCCTGCTAGGCGAAACCATCGGTGAAAACTTCAACCGAATTGCGCAGCAATTCCCTGATGCTGAGGCGCTCATTGAGGTGGCGACCGGACGGCGATGGAGTTATTCGGCACTTAACCAGGAAGTGGACGCATTAGCGCTGGGTCTTCTGGCAAAGGGGATCGCCAAAGGCGACCGGGTGGGCATCTGGGCGGTCAACTGCGCGGAGTGGGTGATAGTGCAATACGCGACCGCGAAAATCGGGGCCATTCTGGTCAATGTCAACCCCTCCTACCGGCAACACGAGTTGGCTTATGCCATTAACCAGTCCGGGATGCGGCTGCTGATTTCGCAGACCGCTTATAAAAGCTCAGCTTTTGCTGAACTGATTACCGCGGTGCGACCCGAGTGCCCGGAGTTGCGCGAGGTGATCTACATTGCGGAGCCAAGCTGGGAACAGACGATTGAGGCCGGCACCGACCAGGATGGCACAGCGCTGATCCGCAGGATGACTGAGTTGAGTGCCGATGATGCAATCAATATTCAGTACACTTCAGGCACCACGGGTTATCCCAAAGGTGCCACGCTGAGTCATCACAACATCCTGAACAACGGCTACTTTGTCACTGAAACCATTGCTATTAGCCAACAGGATCGGATCTGCGTACCGGTACCGTTCTACCATTGCTTTGGCATGGTGATGTGCAATCTTGGCGCCACCAGTCACGGTGCAGCCATTGTGATACCGGCGCCCACCTTCGATCCAGCACTCACCTTGCAGGCCGTGCAGGACGAAAAGTGCACAGCGCTCTATGGGGTGCCGACGATGTTCATCGCCGAGCAAAACCTGCCGAATTTTGCCGATTATGATCTCTCGACGCTACGAACCGGCATTATGGCCGGTTCGCCGTGCCCGGTAGAGGTGATGAAACGCTGTATGACCGAAATGCATATGGAGCAGGTCTCCATTGCCTATGGCATGACGGAAACTTCGCCGGTGTCGATGCAAACCCGCCCGGAGGACGACGTGGAGCGGCGTACCGCGACGGTTGGTCGGGTACATCCGCATCTGGAGGTGAAGATCGTTGATCCGCTCACCGGGCTCACCGTGCCTCGTGGGACTCCTGGTGAGTTTTGCACCCGTGGTTATTCGGTGATGCTCGGGTATTGGCAAAATCCGGAGAAAACCGCCGAGGCAATTGATGCCGCCCGTTGGATGCACACCGGGGATCTTGCCGAAATGCGTGAGGATGGCTATGTCAATATTGTCGGCCGGATCAAGGACATGGTGATCCGTGGCGGTGAGAACCTCTACCCCCGCGAGATCGAAGAGTTCCTCTACACCCATCCGAGCATTGCCGACGTCCAGGTGGTCGGTGTCCCTGATCCGCAATATGGTGAAGAGCTCTGTGCCTGGATTAAGCTCAAGACGGCAGCAGCGCCGCTGGATCAAGCCGCAGTGGCGGAGTTCTGTGCTGGCAAGCTCTCCCGACACAAGGTGCCGCGCTATGTTTTGCTGGTCGACGAATTCCCGATGACGGTGACCGGCAAGGTACGCAAAATGGACATGCGTCAACGCTCAGTGGAACTGCTGGGACTCGGCTAA
- a CDS encoding helix-turn-helix transcriptional regulator, whose translation MGKHRLSPLAISALRHADHRISTTALADQALGYEACLTAMSCLAPVDSFYIGIYESATVLRVDFIAESGVRLAGHEIPFGEYGLSQRIKQTAQLYSWHEDNGKILRRGVKFGDLSRATQDALVYPLIDHQGVPYGLMAFLSYQEKVFDKECIAVGEWLAAALAINRDNQYDRERRLALDVLYPEYEPPRGLVANSYLRDIENLLVPLGENLKNAERGIDVDRNLRSALEIYQELLSMTKLHGECYLKGPLVSVLELTEREVEIARLVSERRLSNAQIAAELYISERTVKGHMTKIMAKLGVRRRSDIRLPSQG comes from the coding sequence ATGGGGAAACATCGTCTATCACCGCTCGCCATTAGCGCGCTCCGGCATGCGGACCATCGGATTAGCACCACAGCCCTTGCCGATCAAGCCCTCGGCTACGAGGCCTGTCTCACCGCGATGAGCTGTCTCGCGCCAGTAGACAGCTTCTATATTGGCATTTACGAATCGGCGACCGTGCTGCGCGTCGATTTCATCGCAGAGAGCGGCGTTAGATTAGCAGGACATGAAATTCCTTTTGGGGAATACGGTTTGTCGCAACGAATAAAGCAAACCGCGCAGCTCTATTCATGGCACGAGGATAATGGGAAAATTTTGCGCCGTGGGGTGAAGTTCGGTGACCTTAGCCGAGCCACTCAAGATGCGCTGGTCTATCCGCTGATCGACCATCAAGGCGTGCCTTATGGGCTGATGGCCTTTCTGAGCTATCAAGAAAAAGTCTTCGATAAGGAATGCATTGCGGTGGGCGAGTGGCTGGCGGCGGCGCTAGCGATCAACCGAGATAACCAGTATGACCGGGAGCGTCGGTTGGCCCTTGACGTACTTTATCCGGAATACGAGCCTCCTCGAGGTCTGGTGGCTAATAGCTATCTTCGAGATATTGAGAATTTACTGGTCCCACTGGGTGAGAATCTAAAAAACGCGGAGCGGGGTATTGATGTGGATCGAAATCTGCGAAGCGCTCTGGAGATTTACCAAGAACTTCTGTCAATGACCAAACTTCATGGCGAGTGCTATCTAAAGGGACCGCTGGTCAGTGTTCTGGAGTTGACCGAGCGTGAAGTGGAAATCGCTCGATTAGTCAGCGAACGACGATTGTCGAACGCCCAAATTGCCGCAGAACTTTATATCTCAGAACGTACGGTCAAGGGGCACATGACAAAGATTATGGCAAAACTGGGTGTCCGGCGACGCAGTGACATTAGGCTGCCATCACAGGGTTGA